The window CGGTCGTCGCGCCGTGCGCGATGCGAATCGCGATGTCGCGCGTGCGCTGGGTCGTGGCATGCGAGACGACCGCCCAGGTGCCGCACGCGGCGAGCAGGAGGCCAAGGACCGCCAGCATCGTGGTCCCGGACGCGGCGCGACGTGGGGCGGCGCGGGCCGTGTGGAGCACCTCGGCCAACGGGCGCACGTTGCGCAGCGGCAGCCCCGGGGCCACCCGGCCCACTGCCGCAGCGAGTGCCCGTTCCATGGCGCGCGGATCGCCCGTCACCTTAACGAAGTACACCCGCCACCCATAGGTGAATTGCCGGTAGGGGGTGTAGAAACTGGCGGTGGTCCGCTCGCCCAGCGGCGGATCGTACCGCACGTCGCCGACGATGCCCACAATCTCGCCGCTGCTGTCTGGCGACGTCATCGTGCTGCCGGTGAACCAGACGCGCTGGCCGAGGGCGTCACCAGCGGGAAAGAACTGTCGGGCGGCCGTCTCGCTGATGACGACCACACGCGGTGCCCCCTCACGATCCGTGGCGTCAAAGCCGCGACCGGCCTTGATCGGGATGCCTAACGTGGCGAAGTGCTCCTCGCCCACATAATGCCGCAACACCGTGGGCGGCGCACGCTCGCCGGACCCGGTGCGTCCCACGACCTGCAACCCGGTGCTCGCACTCCCGGCGAGGGGCGCACCGCCATCCACGCTCGCCGATACGACGCCGGGGACCGTTCGCAACTCGTCCAGCACCCGGCTGATGAACGCCGGCGCCGCATCGGCCGGCACGTCGCGCTCTGCCGGCTGCAGCTCGAAGGTCAGGACCCGCTCCACCTCAACACCGATCGTTGCCGACTGCACCCGGCGATAGCTGTCGAGTAGTTGTGCGGCCGCACCGACCAGGACGACCGCGAGCAGCGCCTCGACGCCGAGGAGGGCCGCCCCAATGCCGGGTCGCCGCAACGAGACGCCGGTGGCCGCGGCCGCATGCGATCCGGCACGCAGGTCGCCAAGGGTCACACGTCGCGTGGCCCACGTGGCTGGGATCGCGGCGACAACCACGATGGCCACCGCGGACACGACGATCCACCATCCCACCAGCCGGAGGTCGAAGTTGACGGCGCTCCAGGTGCTCAAGAAGCCGCGCCCGAGACCCGCGAGGGGATCGAGCGGCCCGGTCGCGCGTAGCCATCCGGTAATGGCCAGCAGGGCGATCACCGCTCCACCGGCAACGAGCGCTGCGCCATCCGTGGCGAACTGCCGCCACAGGCGGTGCGGGGTCGCACCCAGGGCAAGCCCGACGGCGGACTCGCGTCGCCGCGCGAGGGCACGCCCCATGACTAGCGCGGCGAGATTGGCGAGGGTCAGGAGGAACAGCACGCCGGCACCGCCGACCAACAACGCAGACGCGCGGCTCACCTCGGGCCGAAGACGCGCGTCGCCTAACGACTGTACCTCCCCACCCACCGTCACGTCTCCGGGTACGTCGTCGGACGGCGCCGCGCGATACGCGGCCGCGGCCAGCATCGCGACCTCGCGCTGAATCGCGTCGTCCGCCATTTCGGGCCGCCGCCGAGCCAGCAGGGTGATGAAATCCTGGTTCGTGGTGAGGTACTCCGGATAGGTGAGCACCGGCGCCATCGGTGTTGGCAACCAGAAGTCAGCGCTGCCGGTGAGACCGCGAAAGCCGTCGGGCATCACGCCGATCACGGTGACGAGCTGGCCATTGAGCCGCAGCGGCGTCCCGATGGTGATCGGCGTGCCGTCCTGAGTTAGCCGGTCGCGCAGCTGGGCCGCGATGATCACCACGGGGACGGCGGCCGCCGGCCGGTCTTCATCGGCGCTGAACCCGCGTCCCTCGACGGGAGTGACGCCGGTGAGGGTGAAGTACTCGGGAGAGACAAACTCTCCAGCGATCACCCGCGGCGCGTCGCCGGTTGAAAGGGTCACCGACGCCGGGCGCCAGGGAGCGACGAGGTCGACGGTCGAGGCGCGTTCGCGCACCAACTGTAACCGGGCAAACGACCAGCCGATGCGGGTCCGCACCTCACGCGGACTGGTGTGGCTGGACGTGAGCACCACCATCTCGCGAGCCGCTGGAAAGGGGAGCGTGCGCCACCGCGCCGCATCGCGGATGGACAGCGCTACGGTGAGCAGCGCGATCCCAATCGCGGCCATGCCAACGGCCGCGAGGGCAGAGGCCGGGTGGCGACGCAGGGACTGGGCGAAAGCTCGCATCCTTCATATGATGCCGCTCGACCCTGCCTCGTGTAAACTTCGCGTCGATGATCACCTCCATCCGGATTCGACGCGGCATGCCGGCTGACGCGGCTGCCCTGGCGGCGCTCGCCTCGCGGACGTTCGAGGAGACCTTTCGCCATACGACGACGGCGGAGGACATGGCCGCACACCTGGCGCGCGCCTATGGGGAGGCGCAGCAGGGCGCGGAGCTGGCCGACGCGGGCACGCTGACCTTCCTCGCTGAAGAGGATGGCGTGCTGGCCGCCTTTGCCCAGGTGCGCCGCGGTGCGCCTGGCGATCCCCTGATTTTGGACGCCCCCGTGGAGCTGTACCGGTTCTATGTCGATCGGCCCTGGCATGGACTCGGCCTCGCCCAGCGCCTGATGCAGCATGTGCGCGCGGCAGCGAGCGAGTTGGGTGGTCGCGAGTTATGGCTCAGCGTCTGGAGCGGGAACGAGCGCGCCAAGGCGTTTTACGCGAAGGAGGGGTTCGTCGACCGGGCGGAGACCGTGTTCTGGCTCGGAAGCGACCGGCAGGTCGACCGGATCTTCGTTGCCGTGATGGATGGGGCGATCCCCTGATGTACGCCACGGTGAGGAGCAAACAGCGGTATGCATGTCGCCTGCACGCGGAGAGTCACCGCGAGGGACTGGGGGCACGGCGCCACCTGGGGTCGCGCGCGGTGCTGGTGGCGGGCGTGATCGCCGCGCTGGCGCAGCGTGCGATGGCACAGCCGGCATTGCCCATGGCCGTGGCCAACAACGCCGTGGCGCAGGGCACGGTGGATGGGCGGTCGTGGCTCTTCTCCTTCCTTGGCATCGACGCAACGAAACGCTGGTCCGGCATCACCCGCGCTGCCTTCGCCTGGTCACCGGGGATGCCCACCTGGCGTCGGTTGCCGGACGTCCCGGGCGCGGTGGGGCGGCTCGCGGCGACGGCGCAGGTGGTGCGCGGCAAGGCGTACCTGTTCGGTGGCTACACGGTGGACTCGGCGGGCAACGAACGGTCGCTCGACGTCGTGAATGTGTGGAATGCTGCAGCAGGTCGTTGGGAAACGGCGCCGCCGATGACCGTCGCGGTGGATGATGCCGTGAGCGCGACCTGGCGGGACTCGCTGGTTTACGTGATTTCCGGCTGGCACCACACCGACAACGTGCCCCTGGTCCAGGTGTTTGACGTGGTCGCGAAGCGGTGGGCGCAGGCCACGCCGATTCCCGGGCCGGGAGTCTTTGGCCATACCGGCGGGATCTCGGGGAACACGCTGGTCTATGTGGATGGCGCGCGACGCCAGGACGGGAAGGTGAGATACGGGTTGGAGCGATCATCGTGGGCCGGCGAGATCGATCCGACGCATCCGTTGCGCATCAAATGGCGGCGGCTCCCTGATCACCTTGGTCCGGCGTTGTATCGCGCAGCGGCCGGTGGCTGCGGGGCGCTGGTCGTTTTTGCCGGTGGCACGGACAACCCGTACAACTACAATGGGATAGGGTACGATGGGGTCCCGGCGAACCCGCGCCGTGACACGTTCGCATGGGACACGCGCCGCGGAATCTGGCGGCGGCTCGCGCCGGCGTCGAACGCGACCATGGACCATCGTGCCCTCGCGCTCCAGGGGGATACGGCCGTTGTCGTGGGGGGGATGGTGCCGGGGCAGCGCGTGACGGACCAGGTGGAGCGCTGGCCGGTGGGCGGGTGCGATCGATAGCTTCACCCGACGCCTTCCCCAGCCTTCCATGACTCCAACATTGCGCCGTGCCCTGCTGGCCCTTGCGATTGTGTCGCTTCCCGCGAGCGCCCAGGGGACGCGCGGTGACGCCGACGAGGTCAAGGCGACGCTGACCCAGATGTGGGCGGCGATCGAGGCGGGAGACGTCGAGCGATATGCGTCGTTCGTTCATCCCGACTTCACGCAGTTCGGGGAGAACGACCCCTACCTCGCCGAGGGGAAGGAGAAGGAGGTGCGGGGGATGGCCGCGTATCTCCAGCGGGCCAAGGGGGTACATACGGACATGCACAACGCGCAGGTGACGGTGCGTGGCACCGTCGCCTGGATCACGTACTATTGGACGGATGCGGGGGTGGTGGAGGGGAAACGCGTCTCCAGCCACGGCAAGTCGACCCGGGTTTTCGTGAAGGAGAATGGCCGCTGGCTCTGCATCCACGGCCACTACACCAACGGCACATGATGACGATGGCAACCACCACGCGATTGATGACGTTAGGCGCCCTGGCTATCGCGGTGATGGGGGTGCACGGATGCGACAAGGTCCGCGGCGCCGAGGTCGATGCGCCGTTCGAGGTACTGGCGACATATCCGCACGACACCGCGGCCTACACGCAGGGGCTGTTGTGGGACGATAGCGTGATGCTGGAGAGCACGGGGCAGTACACGCACTCCGAGCTGCGTCGCGTCGACCTCACGACGGGGCGGGTGCTGCAGTCCCGTCGACTCGCCGACAACCGATTCGGGGAAGGGCTGATCAAGCTCAACGGCAAGCTCTACCAGCTGACCTGGGAGAGCGGGGTGGGCTACATCTACGACGCCGCCACCTTTGCGCCGCTCGATTCCTTCACCTACAAGGGAGAGGGATGGGGGCTGGCGACGGACGGCTCGGCCATCATCATGAGCGACGGCTCGGATTCACTGCGCTGGCTGGACCCGCAGACGCTGCAGCAGCAGAAGGCCGTGAAGGTCACCTACGAGGGGAGCCCGTTCCCGAAGATCAACGAGATGGAATGGGTCGACGGGATGATCCTGGCCAACGTGTACGAGAGCGACTGGATCGCGAAGATCGACCCGGCGACAGGGCAGGTGGTGCGGCTCTACGACTTTGCCTCGCTGTGGCCGAAGGCGCAGCGTCCGTATGGGGCGGAGGTGTTCAACGGGATTTCGCTGGGGCCGCAGCCGGGGACGTTACTGGTGACCGGGAAGCTGTGGCCGTCGCTGTACGTCGTGCGGCTCAAGAGCTAGACGGCAGACGGCGAAAATGAGCAGCGCCGCGGGATGCCCACGGCGCTGTACCGCAGATCACGTGGGGCCGCAGTGACGCCTACGCGCCGGACGCGAGCACGTAGTGACAGCCGGCCTCCTGCGCGCGCAGGGCGGCGAAGATCCCGTTGGGCTGCAGGATGACGCCCGGGACCATGAGGGAAAGCGCCTTCTGTCGCGCCTCCGCTGCGCTAAGTTTGTCTTTCTCGCGCACCATGCTGGCCATTTGCGCGAACGCCCAATTGCAGCCCAGGACGATCCCGCCTGACGCGAGGAACGGCTCGATCTTGTACTTCGCCTGGGCCGCCGGCAGCTCGGCCCCGCCCGTGCTCAACGGGTTCTTCATCGCCCACTTCTTCCCCTGTTCGTCCTTCCACTTCCGGGACTTCCCGACCTCGTACATCTCCCAGAACTCGTTCTTCATGATCATCGGCATCGCGGCATGCCGAAAGACAACGACCGGCGACATGTCTGTTCGGGCGGTGCCGTAGGCATCCTTGTACATGTCGCACCAGGCCACCGCGCGGAACAGGGCCGCACCATCATTGGCCTCCGGCGAGTCAAAGACCGCCTTGTACTTCCCGGTCACGCGGTCCGTCCAGCTGAAGTCGAACTGCCCCTGGGCCAACGGAGCGTCGTGGTCGGGGGCCGACGCGTGCGCGACCGAGGGGACGCCGACGGCGCCAAGGACACTGGAGCCACCGAGCCAGCTGAGGAACCGACGACGTGAAGACATGAGGAGGTGTGTGGGATGGTCGTGAATCCTACCCGCGGGGGTACGGCTGAAGGAAGGCGAGGGTTCCGTGGCCGAGTTCGCCAACGAGGGTAGGGCGACCGACGCGTGTCATCCCGGGAGACCCGTTCCGGATCACGACCCATGACAGAAACGCCCCTCGCCCTGCTCAGCCGCCGCGAGTTCACCCGCCTGGCCGGGCTCGCTTGCGTCGCCGCCGCGTGCTCATCCGATGAAGGGGGACCGACGGCTCCGACGGCTGGTGGCGTCACGATCAGTGGCAACACCATGACTCTTACCGTTGCCCAGAACCCGACGCTGTCCCAGTCCAACGGGATGGTCCTGGTCTCGCAACGCAGCGTGCTCGTGGTCCGCGTCTCTGCGACCCAGTACCAGGCCCTGTCCTCGGTGTGCACACATCAGGCGTGCACGGTGAGCAGCTTCGACGGCTCCAGGCTCACCTGTCCCTGCCACGGCTCGCAGTTCAGCACCTCGGGGGCGGTGACCAAGGGGCCGGCTGCTTCGGCGTTGCGCGCGTTTCCGACCACGTTTGACGCCGCCAGCGGGACCATTGCGGTGGACTTGGCCTGAGCGCTGGTGCCTGGTGGGAGGCTGCTGGTGCTGAGGCTACGTGGTCTTCTTCGCGGTGAAGGTCGCCAATCCCTGACCGCTGAAGTCGGCGGTGCCGGTGATGGTGTCGCCGATGATCGTTCCCGAAAAATTCAGGTCGACCCCACTCTTCACCGTGAAGGCGACCTTGTCCCCCTTCACCGTGCCTTCCAGCGGGCGAGCGCCGCCCCGCTGCGACTCGTAGGTGCCGGTGAGCTTCTCGCCTTCCTGCTTGAAGGTGACCGTCGGGTTTCCTGTCCCGTTTTCGGTGACGACCTCAAAGGCCCACTTGCCAGTGAGATCCGCGATCGGGGTGGCGGGACGAGCGGCGAGCAGGGCCGGGACGACGAGGAGCGCGGAGAGGATAGCGCGGCGGGAACGGAGCATTGGGAATCGCGGTAGCAGTACGGTGAACGGTAACGGACGGAACGACCGGCTCAAGGGTTCCGCGGATTTGACGCCTCCAGCCACCGGCCGTACTATCAAGCCTTGGTGACTTCCCCGACACGGCGCCTGTGGGGCGCACGACTGCTGCTGAGCTTCTTCGCCCTGTTCTGGGCGGAGTCGTTCGTGTTGCCCTCGTGCCCGATGCATCGCGACATGGTGCAGCACGGGTCGCACGGGGGGCATGACTCGTCGGACCAGCAGCCGACCACCGACTGCGACTGCCTGGGCTCCTGCGTCTCGTCCGAAGGGGTCGGGCTGGCGAAAGCGCCATTCGTGTTTGAGATCGCCGCGCCACGTGCGTTGACGGTCGCGGTAGACCGGGCGATTGGGGTCGCACCGACGGTAGACCAGCTGCACCTGCCCGAGGCGCAGGGGCCGCCAGCGAGCGCCTGACACTTCACGCCCGACGTGCCGTTGCGGCACGCGGCGTTGGCGTCATCCTGCTTTCTCCCCTCACGACCGCCCAGCGGTCGTGAGACTGGCGACCGTCGTCCCGCGCCCCGCGGAACGGCAAACTCATACCAACAACGAGAGGCCCCCTCATGTCGTCTTCCCGTCGCGTCTTCGTTCGGCTGTTGATTGCTGGAACCGCGGTGCTCGCCGTCGGCACCAGCGCCCGCGCCGCGATGCACCTTCGCCTCGCCAAGAGCGAGCCCGCGAAGGATGCCGTGGTCGCTGCACCGACCCAATTGCAGCTCTGGTTCTCACTCAAGCCCGCTATGTCGATCACGAGCGTGAAGCTGACGTCGTCGAGCGATGCTGCGGTGAAGGTGGGGAAGGCCGCCCACAGTGGCGACGAGAAGGCGCCCGTGCTCGTGGCCATTGAGGAGCCGCTGGCCGCTGGCAAGTACACGGTGTCGTGGAAGACGGCGTCGAGTGACATGCACCCCGTCACCGGAGACTTCAGCTTTACGGTCAAGTGAGGCCGGCCATGCGGCACGGTGCCTGGTCGCTGGCCGCGGCGGTCGCGTGCGGGGGTGGAATGGGGGAGCCAGCGGCCGTCACGCGCACGATGCTTGACGCGCCGCCGGCTCGGGGCATGTCACCGGCGATCACCCTCGATTCCGCCGGGCAGGCGCACTATGCCTGGGTAGCGCTGGACTCTGTTGGCACCGGCCATCTGTTCACCATGAACGAAGGCGGCACGCGACAGGAACTCGTGGATCCACTGGGGCCGGCGCAATTCGACGGGGAAACCCCGCCGAAGCTGCAAACGGCGCCTGACGGCTCCCTGATGATGTCGTACGCCGTGGCGGTTCCGGACTCTGCAGCAAAGTACAAGGCGCTCTCCGGGCTGCGGTTTGTGCGGTCCACGGATGGCGGTGCCACCTGGAGTGTCCCGGTAACGGTGGCTGACGACGGTGACTTGCAGCGGTACCGGAACGATCACACGATGACGATCGGGCAAGACGGTAAGGTCTTCGTGGCCTGGCTCGATGAGCGAGCCGCGGATACGGCCCGGGTCTTCCTCGCGCGCTCGGAGGATCAGGGCGCCACCTGGTCTCGCAACGTGGCGCTCGACATGGAGGAGGCGTGTGGTTGCTGCCGGACACCGGTCACCACCGGGCCGGACGGCACGGTCTACGCGATCTGGCGCAAGGTCCTCGGGGAGCACCGCGACCATGTGGTGGCGCGGTCGCGCGATGGCGGGAGTACGTGGAGCGTTCCGACGTTGGTCCACGCCGACAGCTTTGCGATCGCGCACTGCCCCGATGCCGGGCCGTCCATCGCCGTCGATGCGCAGAACCGCTTGCACATCTCGTGGTGGACCGGGCGCGAAGGGGCGGCTGGGGTGAAGTACGCGTGGAGCGACGATGGCGGGGCGACGTTCTCGGCGCCCACGGCGATCGGGGTCGCCCCGTTCGCCAAGGCCTCCCACAGCCAGCTGGTGCTGTTTGGGGGGACCGGCATCGCAATTGCCTGGGATGACGGCACCCTGCGTCCGGCACGGATCGCCGTGCGAGTCAGTCGTGACCGGGGCGCGAGTTTTGGCGAGGCGACCTACCTGAGCGACAGCGCGGCCACGGCCTCATTCCCCGTCCTCGCGGCACGCGGCGATCAGCTTGAGGTGTTGTGGCAGGAGCGCGGTGCGATCCCGGGAGCCCCGGCGCCGGAGGCGTCGACGCGCGACGGCCCGTGGACGAGCTACGATGCCCGCGGGCCGGCCCGGCTTGTGCGGGCCGTGGTACCCCTGCGGTGACGATCCGGCGGCTGCTTCTCGTTGGCCTGCTCTCGGCGTGCAGCCGAGACGCTGGGTCACGCGCGGCCGCCGGTGAGGCGTTTCGGCCGATCACGGTGGGTGCCCCGTCGCCAGCCTATGAGATTGCGACATATGCCAGCGACACGGTTCGTGTGGGGCCGGCGGGTGGCCCGCAGCCGCTCACGCTGCTGAACATCTGGGCCACCTGGTGCATTCCGTGTCGCAAGGAGTTCCCGACCCTTGAGGGGCTCCATCGGCGACATGCGTCCGCCGGCCTTCGCGTGGTGGGGATCAGTGTGGACCAAGGGGGAGCGGACGCGAAGGTCCAACAATCGGCTGCCGCCCTCGGCGGGACCTTCCCCATTGCCCGGGATGCCGACGGGCGGGTCCAGGACGCCTTTCGGTCGATCGGGGTTCCCGAGACCTTCCTGATCGGCGCGGATGGCACGTTGTTATGGCGCCACGCCGGGGATGTGACGCCGAGGGTACAGGAGCTCGAGGAGGTCATCCGTCGTCACCTGGCTGGGGCGGCCCCATGATCCGGCGAATCGGACGGACCTGGTCGTTGCTGGTTGGTGTGGTCGCCATCCTCGCCCTTGGGACGCGGTGGACGATCGACGAGTGCCCCATGCATGCCGCGGCTGGCGTGCATGCCGGGCACGAGATGCCGGTGCCGCAGGGGCCAGCGGCGCCTTGCGACTGCGCGGAGGCGTGTGCGTTGCCGATGGCCGTGACGGCCCCGCCGCTCGCCGTTGGCTTCGAGACAGCGGTCCTGGAGATTCCCTGGCGGGCGCGGTCGATGACGGTCGCCCGCCTCGGTCTCGGGTCGCATCTCCGCCTGCCCTTCGCCACGGCGCCCCCGCGCGCCTGAGCCACGCGCCGCGCGCGCCCTGCCTCCGTAGACAAACGATGGTAAGCCGGTCGTTGCGTCCTCCAGGCGCGACGTCGGCTGGCGTGCGCTGGCGGGGGCCTCCGCCAGGCACGCCGACCCACCCCTTCTCCAGCTCATCACATGATCAGCTTCCTCCGCACGACCAGCGTCCTGGCGACCGCGGTCCTTCCCGCCGTCCTTGCCGCCCAGTCAGCGGCGACCACACCGGTCCGCCTCGCGATGCGCGCGACCGTCGGCGACGCTCCCTTCGCCTGTGGCCGCAGCTATGCCGGCATCGGCAAGGCGTCCTCCACCATCCAGGCAACCGAGTTCAAGTTCTACGTCCATGACGTGCAGCTCACGACGCGGGATGGTCGCACAGTCCCCGTAACGCTGACCCAGGATGGCCTCTGGCAACACGGCTCGGTCGCGTTGCTCGACTTCGAGGATGGCAGCGGCGCCTGCTCCAACGGCAATGCCGATATCCACGATGTCATCGAGGGGACTGTGCCGGCCGGGGAGTACACCGGGGTGCGCTTCACCCTCGGCGTCCCGTTCGATCGCAATCACCTCGACCTCACCGCGCAGCCCTCGCCCCTCTCGTTGACGCGCATGTTCTGGGCGTGGAACTCCGGGTACAAGTTCCTCCGCCTGGACCTCAAGCCCGAAGGCGCGCAGAACTGGGTGGTGCACCTGGGGAGCACGGAGTGCACCCCGACCGGCTCGGCGACCACGATGCCCACCGCCTGTCGCTGGGCGAACCGCGCCACGGTGTCCCTGGATGGCTTCAATCCCATGCAGGATGCCATTCGCTTCGACGTCGCCGCGTTGCTCCAGGCGGCAGACGTGTCCACCAACCAGCCGAAGACCGCCGCCGGGTGCATGTCGGGCCAGAATGATGGGGACTGCGTGGCGGTGTTCGACGCCCTGGGATTGCCCTTCGGCCCGTCGAAGGGTGGGACGCAGCGCGTCTTTGGTGTCGCCCGCGGGGCGCTCGCCGCGCCGGACGGTGCGGCGCGATGATCGTCCGTCGCGCGCTGCTCCTCCTCGGCATTGCCGTGGGCCCGTGGCTCCTCCTGGCGCGAGACGCGTCCACGGCGGCTTCGGCCGCCGTGGTGCAGCCGGCGCCGTACGACTGGCAACTGCCGCGCGGCTTCCCGGAGCCCCGCGTCCCCGTCGACAACCCGATGTCGGAGGCCAAGGTGCACCTTGGGCGGCTGTTGTTCTATGACCGGCGCCTGTCCGGCAACGAGACCTTCTCCTGCGGGAACTGCCACCTGCAGTCAAAGGCCTTCGCGGACCCACTCCCGCGCGGGGTCGGGTCCACCGGGGAGGTGCACCCGCGTGGGGCGATGGGATTGGCCAACATCGCGTATGCCCCCGTGCTCACGTGGGCGAACCCCAATATCAAGTCCCTCGAGCAGCAGGCGATGTTGCCGATGTTTGGCGAGACTCCCGTGGAGCTTGGCCTCGCCGGACGCGAGCAGGAACTGCTGGCACGCCTCGCGGCGGACAGCGCGTATCCGCGGCTCTTCCGCGCCGCATTCCCGCACGAGGATGGCGCCATCACCGTGCGTCGCGTGACCCAGGCGATTGCCGCGTTCGAGCGAACGCTTATCTCGGGGCGTTCGCCCTACGACCGGTACCTGGCGGGCGACACCACCGCCATCACGCGCTCGGCGCGACGCGGCGAGGAACTGTTCTTCAGCGAGAAGCTCGAGTGCTTCCACTGTCACGGCGGATTCAACTTCACCAACACCGTCGACTATAAGGGCAAGGGATTCGTGGAGATCGAGTTCCACAACACCGGCCTGTACAACGTCGACGGCAAGGGCGCCTACCCCACCCAGAACCCGGGGGTGAGCGAGCATACGGGTGACCCTGAGGACATGGGCAAGTTCAAGGCACCGTCGTTACGCAACATCGCCCTCACCGCGCCCTACATGCATGATGGTTCGGTCCGCACCCTGGACGCCGCCCTGGACCACTACGCGGCGGGCGGACGGACGCTTGCCACGGGGCCGCATCGTGGGGTGGGGCGTCGCAATCCGTACAAGAGCTCCTTCGTGAAGGGCTTCACACTCTCCGCCCGGGAGCGACGCGACGTGCTCGCGTTCCTGCACAGCCTCACCGACAGCACGTTCGTCTCGGATCCGCGATTCGCCGATCCCTTTGCTCGTCCCCATTCGCCCACCACACGATGAACCGCAGAGACTTTCACAAGCAGTTGGCGGCCGGGATGGCGCTGGGCACCCTGGCGCCAGCAACGGCACACGGGGGAGCAGACGCGACGGAGATCGCTGCATCGCCGCTCGCGCAGGACCCGATGATGCAGGTCATGACCCGGTTCGTTGACGACCTGGCGCAGGGCGACCCGAAGGTCAAGGAGGCCATTGCCCCGACGAAGCCGCGCCAGATCGCGATGGTGGCGTACCCCGGGATGTTCCCCCTCGACCTTCTCGGGCCGCTCACCGTCTTCTCCGACCTGTTGAATACGCAGGTGCACCTTGTGTGGAAGACCAAACAGCAGGTGCCGGCCGGGCGCGGCGTGACGCTGACGACCACGGCGTTTGCCGACGTGCCGCGTGACCTCGACGTGCTCTTCCTTCCCGGCGGGACCGTCGGGACCGTGGCCGCAATGCGGGACCAGGAAGTGCTGGCGTTCCTGCGCTCCCGTGCGGCAACCACCCGCTACATCACCAGCGTGTGCACGGGCTCCCTGATCCTCGGCGCCGCCGGCCTGCTCCAGGGATACAAGGCGACGTCGCACTGGCTCACGCACGACCTGCTGGCGCAGTTTGGGGCGTCCCCGGTCAAGGCGCGGGTCGTAGAGGACCGCAATCGCATCACGGGCGCCGGGGTCACGGCCGGGCTGGACTTTGCCCTGCTGCTGACGGCACGACTCGCCGGCGAGAACTACGCAAAGGCCGAGCAGCTTAACATCGAGTACGACCCGGATCCGCCGTTCAAGGCCGGGTCCCTCAAGGGGGCGGGGCCGGTCGTGTCCGGGGCGCTCGGGCGCATGTATGCCCCGTCGCTCGAGGCGTTCAAGGCGGCCACCGCCGAGGCTCGTGCAAAGCTCGGATAACATCACCACGCCGCGGACAACACCGCACGCGTCCCGGGGCTGGCCCCGGGGCGCGCGTCGGTCGTTCAGGCGCGGCGTCGCGGCAGCCGCCTGACTCGCGGTTTCTTCGGTGGCAGCGTGCTGGTAAAGGCTACGGCGCGCTCGATCCAGCCCGTGAGTTGTCGCGCCGTCTTGATCCCGGGGGCATCGACGTAGAGAAACCCCTTCATCGGGCGTCCCGTGAAGTCCATCGGGCGAACGTGTGGCCGCGCGAGCAGGGCGACGGCGTCTTCCGCGGCGAGCCGCACCATGAGTGCGTCGCCCACAATGCCGACACACATGTGCCCGCCGACCATAAAGGCCACACCGCCGAACATCTTGCGCTCGTCCACGTCGCGACGCCCGCCAAGGGCATCCCGTATGCGGTCGGCAAGGGCTTCACTGTAGGCCATGGGGACGACGCATGGAGGTGATCAGGCCAGGGTGCACTTGCGCAC is drawn from Gemmatimonadota bacterium and contains these coding sequences:
- a CDS encoding ABC transporter permease: MRAFAQSLRRHPASALAAVGMAAIGIALLTVALSIRDAARWRTLPFPAAREMVVLTSSHTSPREVRTRIGWSFARLQLVRERASTVDLVAPWRPASVTLSTGDAPRVIAGEFVSPEYFTLTGVTPVEGRGFSADEDRPAAAVPVVIIAAQLRDRLTQDGTPITIGTPLRLNGQLVTVIGVMPDGFRGLTGSADFWLPTPMAPVLTYPEYLTTNQDFITLLARRRPEMADDAIQREVAMLAAAAYRAAPSDDVPGDVTVGGEVQSLGDARLRPEVSRASALLVGGAGVLFLLTLANLAALVMGRALARRRESAVGLALGATPHRLWRQFATDGAALVAGGAVIALLAITGWLRATGPLDPLAGLGRGFLSTWSAVNFDLRLVGWWIVVSAVAIVVVAAIPATWATRRVTLGDLRAGSHAAAATGVSLRRPGIGAALLGVEALLAVVLVGAAAQLLDSYRRVQSATIGVEVERVLTFELQPAERDVPADAAPAFISRVLDELRTVPGVVSASVDGGAPLAGSASTGLQVVGRTGSGERAPPTVLRHYVGEEHFATLGIPIKAGRGFDATDREGAPRVVVISETAARQFFPAGDALGQRVWFTGSTMTSPDSSGEIVGIVGDVRYDPPLGERTTASFYTPYRQFTYGWRVYFVKVTGDPRAMERALAAAVGRVAPGLPLRNVRPLAEVLHTARAAPRRAASGTTMLAVLGLLLAACGTWAVVSHATTQRTRDIAIRIAHGATTAGVLRLVLRDGLAWPLAGLAAGVALSMAGSGALRALLYGVAPGAPLTVVAGAAVFALAALVACLLPAYRATRVNPIDALRAD
- a CDS encoding GNAT family N-acetyltransferase encodes the protein MITSIRIRRGMPADAAALAALASRTFEETFRHTTTAEDMAAHLARAYGEAQQGAELADAGTLTFLAEEDGVLAAFAQVRRGAPGDPLILDAPVELYRFYVDRPWHGLGLAQRLMQHVRAAASELGGRELWLSVWSGNERAKAFYAKEGFVDRAETVFWLGSDRQVDRIFVAVMDGAIP
- a CDS encoding galactose oxidase, which produces MRSKQRYACRLHAESHREGLGARRHLGSRAVLVAGVIAALAQRAMAQPALPMAVANNAVAQGTVDGRSWLFSFLGIDATKRWSGITRAAFAWSPGMPTWRRLPDVPGAVGRLAATAQVVRGKAYLFGGYTVDSAGNERSLDVVNVWNAAAGRWETAPPMTVAVDDAVSATWRDSLVYVISGWHHTDNVPLVQVFDVVAKRWAQATPIPGPGVFGHTGGISGNTLVYVDGARRQDGKVRYGLERSSWAGEIDPTHPLRIKWRRLPDHLGPALYRAAAGGCGALVVFAGGTDNPYNYNGIGYDGVPANPRRDTFAWDTRRGIWRRLAPASNATMDHRALALQGDTAVVVGGMVPGQRVTDQVERWPVGGCDR
- a CDS encoding nuclear transport factor 2 family protein, which encodes MTPTLRRALLALAIVSLPASAQGTRGDADEVKATLTQMWAAIEAGDVERYASFVHPDFTQFGENDPYLAEGKEKEVRGMAAYLQRAKGVHTDMHNAQVTVRGTVAWITYYWTDAGVVEGKRVSSHGKSTRVFVKENGRWLCIHGHYTNGT
- a CDS encoding glutaminyl-peptide cyclotransferase, yielding MATTTRLMTLGALAIAVMGVHGCDKVRGAEVDAPFEVLATYPHDTAAYTQGLLWDDSVMLESTGQYTHSELRRVDLTTGRVLQSRRLADNRFGEGLIKLNGKLYQLTWESGVGYIYDAATFAPLDSFTYKGEGWGLATDGSAIIMSDGSDSLRWLDPQTLQQQKAVKVTYEGSPFPKINEMEWVDGMILANVYESDWIAKIDPATGQVVRLYDFASLWPKAQRPYGAEVFNGISLGPQPGTLLVTGKLWPSLYVVRLKS
- a CDS encoding Rieske (2Fe-2S) protein, with protein sequence MTETPLALLSRREFTRLAGLACVAAACSSDEGGPTAPTAGGVTISGNTMTLTVAQNPTLSQSNGMVLVSQRSVLVVRVSATQYQALSSVCTHQACTVSSFDGSRLTCPCHGSQFSTSGAVTKGPAASALRAFPTTFDAASGTIAVDLA
- a CDS encoding copper resistance protein CopC, whose translation is MSSSRRVFVRLLIAGTAVLAVGTSARAAMHLRLAKSEPAKDAVVAAPTQLQLWFSLKPAMSITSVKLTSSSDAAVKVGKAAHSGDEKAPVLVAIEEPLAAGKYTVSWKTASSDMHPVTGDFSFTVK